The DNA sequence GATCATCGCACTAAAATGAACAAGATCCAGTTGCAGTCCCATAAACATGGCAACAATCACTATTAGAAGTCCTTGTAGTACGGCGATCACGGTACTCGAAAGTATATGGCCGATTGATATTTGAGCTCTGGTGATGGGCGCCACAAGAACCTCTTTCATGAACCCGCTTGCGATATCCGACAGAATATCGGTCGAGTTATTCAGGCTCGACTGGAATACCGTCATGATAATGACGCCGGAAATCAGATAATTCATCGGCTGTGCGGGGCCGCTTGTCGGCGATTTCATGACAAAGGAAAAGATAAATAAGAAGAACAACGACATGATTATCCCGCCGAACAATCTTCCCCTGTCCCGAATGAAATTCAATAAATTCCGCTGCAATATGGCTCCAATGGTATTCATTAGTTTCTTATCTCCTTACCTGTGATTGCTAAAAAAACTTCATTCAGCGTACCCTTTCGTACCTCAAAATCAGAAATGTTTTCTTTACAGTAAGAAAGTAACTCGAGCGCTTTGGATGGATCCTGAGTACGTATGGTAAAATATTCGTTATTCCGTTCGTAGGAAATCTCCCGTTTTATAAGACGGAAAAAGTTCTCGATTTTTTCCGGATTCCGACTTTCAATCTGTATTCGGATATCGGTAAACTGTTTTTTGAGATTTTCAGGTGTATCAAAGGCAATAATCTTACCGTGATCCATAATCGCGATATCCGAGCATATTTCCGCTTCATCCATATAATGAGTGGTGAGAAATATCGTGATATGCTTCTCTTTTTGTAGTTTTTGAATATACTCCCAGACATTCGCCCGCGTCTGCGGATCAAGGCCTGCGGTGGGCTCGTCGAGGAACAATACTTTTGGAAAGTGGACAAGAGCGCGAGCGATTTCCACTCGTCTTTTCATCCCCCCGGACAACGAAGCAACCTTTGCCGTTTTTCGATTTCCCAGTTCCACGAGATCGAGAACAAAATTGATGCGTTCGGAAATGTTCTCTTTCGGTACTTTATAAAAATCACAATGGAATCGAAGATTTTCTTCGACCGTAAGCCTCTCATCAAGAGTCGATTCCTGAAACACAATGCCGATATCCTTTCGTACCAAATCCTTCTGTTCTGATACGTCATGGCCGTTTATGGTCATTTCCCCAGCAGTTTTTTCCAGGATCGTACACAAAGTGTTGATAGTTGTACTTTTTCCCGCACCGTTTGGACCGAGAAATGCAAAGATAGTGCCCTCTTTTACCCCAAACGAGATATCGTTTACTGCTGTGAAATCCCCGTATTCTTTCGTAAAGTTATGTACTTCTATGATATTCTTCATCGATATCACCTCATATGCATCTGAATTCTAATATTGTTAGTAAGGTACCTTTATAATAATATAAAGGTACCTTATGATTAAGTCAACATATATGTGATATGTAGTGTTCCGAATCCTGGTGGTTTACCTGTCTTTTTACCGGTAAAATACTTGCTTTTATGCCTGTGTGTACTTTTTTTCATAGTTTTGCTTGTATCTGACTACAGGAAAAGAAGTTGAGCTCTTTCAACCACCAGGATTCGGAACAGTAGGTTATGATTCTTTCTTCCCGCGGCAGGGATTGGAGCGGAAACCCTGGAGCCCCGCGGGGACGAGGAGGGCGATCGGGAGTGAGCCCGTGCCCGAGTCCCGGAGACGCGGGGCGAAGCGTTGGAGCGCAAAGCCCGGTCCGAGCGATAGCGAGGAGCCGCCCAATGGCCCTTTTAAAAGGGGTACCAGAACATGGTCCCGAGGTTGCGTTTCATCCAGACGGCGAAGATGAGGAAAAGCGCCATGGCGGTAAAGACTATGGCGTCCCCTTTTGCGAGGGGGCGGGCGTTGTACCATGTCCGCTTTTTTTCCGTGCCGAAGCCCCGCAGACTCATGGCGTTGCTGATCACCTCGGCCTTGTCCAGGCTGGAGAGGAGGAGGGGAATCAGCACCCGGGTAACGTTGGTGATCCGCTGCTTTAGCGGGACATTTTTCGAGATATCCACGCCCCTGGCCTGCTGGCTTTGCATGATGTTGACAAAGTCCTTGGTGATCTCCG is a window from the Sediminispirochaeta bajacaliforniensis DSM 16054 genome containing:
- a CDS encoding daunorubicin resistance protein DrrA family ABC transporter ATP-binding protein, with the translated sequence MKNIIEVHNFTKEYGDFTAVNDISFGVKEGTIFAFLGPNGAGKSTTINTLCTILEKTAGEMTINGHDVSEQKDLVRKDIGIVFQESTLDERLTVEENLRFHCDFYKVPKENISERINFVLDLVELGNRKTAKVASLSGGMKRRVEIARALVHFPKVLFLDEPTAGLDPQTRANVWEYIQKLQKEKHITIFLTTHYMDEAEICSDIAIMDHGKIIAFDTPENLKKQFTDIRIQIESRNPEKIENFFRLIKREISYERNNEYFTIRTQDPSKALELLSYCKENISDFEVRKGTLNEVFLAITGKEIRN